In the genome of Planctomycetaceae bacterium, the window ATTCTTTGCGCTTGACGCCCCAGCCCTTGTAGATGGCATTGCTGCCGTATGCTGAGCTGCGGATGGTTTCCGTTCGGGCGATCACCTCTCGTCTATAGGCCGGCATACGTTCTTTGTACCAGGCGAAATCTTCCGGCGATAGGCTGCCATTCATCCATTGCTCAAACATCTTGTCCAGGTTGTCGGTCATTTCGTCGATTGACCAGCCCTCGGTCATGCCCTGCTGTAGCATAGAGCGGACCGATCCTTCTGTCGTCTCGGCTATCTTTTGCGCGAACGGGATCAAGTAGGTGTCGAAAAATGCCTCAGAAAACAGATTACGCACGTCAAACGATATGCCGAATGCGGCATTCAGCATTTGCCCTTGGTCGGTAACAATCGCCTCAATCAGCGGCCAAAACTGCTTGCGCCAGTTCTCTTGGCTATCCCCGGCGATGTAGGCCAGGATCATGTCCAGCAGCTCGCCATAGTTCAGCGTCGCCTTGCGCGCCTTGCTCTTGCCCTTGGCGTCCGCGACCAGGGCCAGGATAGCGCGGCGGTCATCCTCGAAAGCCTGGACGGCCGCCTCGCTGAACTTGGGCTCCCAACGGCGGGCGATGTTGTCTTGCTGTTTCCAGAGTAGGGCTTTTTGGTCGGGGGTCAGGGTGGATTTGGTTTCGGCGGGCGCGGTCGCCTTCCCCTCCGCCTCTTCGCCCTCGCTCTCCGTTATCGTTTCTTGCCCGGTCGGCTCCGCCTCTTCGGCCTGGGTCGTGCGTGCCGGGATGGCGGCTTGGCGCTGTCCGGCACCTAGCAGCGACGTTACCGGCACGGAGTTGAAGGGCAAGAACCCCACGTCATCACCGGGGAATCTGTCGGCCAATTCTACGCCAACCGTCTTGGCGGCGACTGTCCAGGGCATACCACGATCCCATGCTTCGCATATACTGGTCATCAGTTTCGGGGTGTCTTTGCGCAAGGCCGGCACATTGGCAAAGTCAAACTCCACAAACGAGCCGGCGACGGTGGGTAGCTTGCTCTGGTACTCTGTCTCGAATAGGCCCATTTCGGGAACCATCGTATCTTCCCAGAATGCCTTGCGCGCCTCTTCGTAGTTGCTGAACGTGCTGCGCTCCATGCCGTACCGGGTGCTAATCAGCACGGCCGGCACGCCGAACGGAGCGACCATGCGCGATTCGTCGCGGCTGTCGATGTTCTCAAAGCCCATCTCGTTGAACGCCAGGCCCACCCGCTGGTACTTGCCGCCCTGGTCCAGCACGGCGGTATCTGACCAGTTCTCATAGCCGCCGTAAACCTCCATCCAACGCTCGCGGGCACTGGCCACTTCGTCGTTGGTCATGGGCACGTCAAACGACAGCACGCCGGGGATCATCGCGCCATGCTCAAAAAAGAGCTTGAGAAACTTGGTCGCGGCGTTGTCTACGTCGGCAGACCAGGCCATCGGGCTGATAGGCGACAGGCCCCAGCCCAGCCCTTCCAGCGGGTCGCCGGGGTTGGGCAAGCGGACGTGGATCATGTCTTGGGGCAGGATCGGGAAAGCGTCAACCCATGACTTGCCCTCGGGTGTGTAGAGGTAGCCCTTGAGCGTGTTGCGCGGCCCCGGCACAATGGCGACGCGATCCGGCCGTAGGGCATACAGCGACGTGGGCGCGCCGTCCTTGCGAACCTTGTTGTCGACGTAGACAAATGAGTTGCCGATCAGGTTCAGGAATACGGTGTTGAGCATCTGAAACTCTGACCAGGCCATGAACTCGTTTGGCTGCCGGCACAGCGCGGCGAGGGGTGCGGCATCGGGCAGCGTGATGTGTTCGTCACGGTTGCCAGCGTAGGCGCGCAGAGGTGCGACACAAGCGGCGCGGGCCTTATACATGATTGCGCTGTAGATGATCGCGTTTTGCTCAAAGCCTTCCTGTACATAGGCTTCGGCGTTGACGATCGACCACTGCGGTTGACCGGAACGCCACGACGGCCAGTAGAACGGCGCTTGCTTGCGCTCGATTGCCGGCCAGCCGTGGCGGTAGTAGGCGACTGCCTTTCTCAGGCGCTCGATTGCTGATGGTTTGTTAGCCAACGAATACCCCCCTTGGCCCGTCCAGGTACATTACCGCATACCGCATAGCATCCATGCCGTGATCGTTCTCTTTGATTGGAGCCTCTTTCACTATGCGGCCCGACGGGTCTTTGGGCCAGACATAGCCGGTGAACTCATCTTCTGTGCAAGTCGGGCGCTTGTCGTGCTCTAGGTTTGGGTCGTATTCAACCGACGAACCGCGCATCAAGAACAAGCGCGGCTTGCCGTCATTTGCAATTTTCAGGCGCGATTGGACGGCCTGGATGCCCGGCGATACGTCCTTCTTTGCCGGCCTGGTTGTCACGCCGTACTTTTCCAATGTGGCCCTGTCCTCTGCGTCGTGATCTGCAACCGTCGCCTCGATCTTTTCCCCCTCGCTCAGCCTGACAATGTGCCGGGCGTGATCCTCTACCAGCTTGCGGGTGTGGTAAATCTCCCGGTAACGGTATGCCCGCCCGTCGCCGTCCATCGCCCACCACTGGCAGACAAAAGCGTTGGTGTACCCAAAATCTATCGCCCTGATTCGCCGCCATTCCGCCGGGATGTCAAACCTGTCAA includes:
- a CDS encoding phage portal protein codes for the protein MANKPSAIERLRKAVAYYRHGWPAIERKQAPFYWPSWRSGQPQWSIVNAEAYVQEGFEQNAIIYSAIMYKARAACVAPLRAYAGNRDEHITLPDAAPLAALCRQPNEFMAWSEFQMLNTVFLNLIGNSFVYVDNKVRKDGAPTSLYALRPDRVAIVPGPRNTLKGYLYTPEGKSWVDAFPILPQDMIHVRLPNPGDPLEGLGWGLSPISPMAWSADVDNAATKFLKLFFEHGAMIPGVLSFDVPMTNDEVASARERWMEVYGGYENWSDTAVLDQGGKYQRVGLAFNEMGFENIDSRDESRMVAPFGVPAVLISTRYGMERSTFSNYEEARKAFWEDTMVPEMGLFETEYQSKLPTVAGSFVEFDFANVPALRKDTPKLMTSICEAWDRGMPWTVAAKTVGVELADRFPGDDVGFLPFNSVPVTSLLGAGQRQAAIPARTTQAEEAEPTGQETITESEGEEAEGKATAPAETKSTLTPDQKALLWKQQDNIARRWEPKFSEAAVQAFEDDRRAILALVADAKGKSKARKATLNYGELLDMILAYIAGDSQENWRKQFWPLIEAIVTDQGQMLNAAFGISFDVRNLFSEAFFDTYLIPFAQKIAETTEGSVRSMLQQGMTEGWSIDEMTDNLDKMFEQWMNGSLSPEDFAWYKERMPAYRREVIARTETIRSSAYGSNAIYKGWGVKRKEWLTAIDGRQRDSHGAANGQVVEVGEPFRVGGYDMEYPGDMNAPAEEVCNCRCTILPVMDDAQA